One stretch of Solenopsis invicta isolate M01_SB chromosome 16, UNIL_Sinv_3.0, whole genome shotgun sequence DNA includes these proteins:
- the LOC105206728 gene encoding odorant receptor 10a-like — translation MRRMKSNVKWNTDTTNILKFHKNFLGIIGLWVLNDKNIFSRIRWFLSTMVEMSTSITMSIEMIRHCNGHEDAMDAFLLSSSSLISMVKLLLHRVYWRQKLILVESVIHDWTYVKNSHSRDIMLKYARIGRLGSSIFFYFGCASVVSFVSSVVLANVDLPWTSGKQTFNETYERKLMLAAYCIFGKDTSLFAYCAIEALQFVQIVVNGISQCGNDGFFFDLTMHMCGQFAILRMNFTKLGCEDFSYRSKLNILLKRHYQLICLSHYLERAFTMIILAQVLMSMIVICVEGFLLLLSLEMNDALTAAKHSVFILSLCMQLFLYCFAGQTLEFQSKELACAIYESPWYTFDVSMMKTLPLIILRTAHPQQLTAGKFVAINFMTFKEILKASASYLSVLRVMIKT, via the exons ATGCGGAG aatgAAGTCAAACGTGAAGTGGAATACGGATactacaaatattttgaaatttcacaaaaatttcctcGGCATAATTGGACTCTGGGTATtgaatgacaaaaatattttttcgaggATTCGATGGTTCTTATCGACAATGGTGGAA ATGAGTACTTCAATCACCATGTCGATAGAAATGATTCGACACTGTAATGGTCACGAGGATGCCATGGATGCCTTCCTATTAAGCTCATCGTCATTAATTAGCATGGTAAAACTGCTCTTGCATCGCGTATATTGgagacaaaaattgattttggtgGAATCGGTCATTCACGATTGGACTTACGTGAAAAATTCTCACTCTCGCGATATCATGCTAAAGTACGCGCGTATAGGTAGGCTGGGATCCTCGATATTCTTCTATTTCGGTTGTGCCTCGGTCGTATCCTTCGTCTCCAGTGTCGTGCTCGCCAACGTCGACTTGCCCTGGACATCTGGAAAGCAGACTTTTAATGAAAcatatgaaagaaaattgatGTTGGCGGCCTATTGCATCTTTGGAAAGGATACATCTCTTTTCGCTTACTGTGCCATTGAAGCTTTACAGTTTGTACAGATCGTCGTTAACGGCATTTCGCAGTGCGGAAACGACGGGTTCTTCTTCGATCTCACGATGCACATGTGTGGCCAATTTGCAATTCTCCGAATGAACTTCACTAAATTGGGTTGCGAAGATTTTTCTTACCGCAGCAAACTCAACATCCTATTGAAGAGACACTATCAGCTCATATGTTTATCGCATTATTTAGAGAGAGCATTCACCATGATCATCTTGGCACAAGTTTTAATGAGTATGATTGTCATATGCGTCGAAg GTTTTCTTTTACTTCTCTCGCTTGAAATGAACGATGCTTTAACCGCTGCAAAACATAGCGTCTTCATTCTTTCACTGTGTATGCAACTTTTTCTTTATTGCTTTGCTGGACAAACTTTGGAATTTCAATCGAAAGAATTGGCTTGTGCAATTTATGAATCACCATGGTACACTTTTGACGTAAGCATGATGAAGACTTTACCACTGATCATTCTTCGAACAGCTCATCCTCAGCAGTTAACTGCAGGGAAATTTGTAGCAATAAATTTCATGACttttaaggaaattttaaaAGCTTCCGCTTCATATTTATCTGTACTAAGGGTAATGATTAAAACATGA
- the LOC105206718 gene encoding odorant receptor 22c isoform X2: MSRILFGLCVIIKTHTNIDLTMKEARNWNDESRYALNVYKKVLNIIGVWPLNAEEFTSVARCSLAILIQISTIVSLSLEAYWQCLGPEDMMEAFLMDLSSVVSLSKLLVIRLSWRHTYVLVTSIIDDWSISRDTQRREIMMRYTHAGRAVSLTMLYLGYASGFSFIFMAIPFDSFIPWLNVSEVNNNDTMVTPYFLATYCVFGSLRTIAYTCVLLLQVAQIFVNATSHCGNDGFFFGLAMHLCGQFEVLQMDFAGIKAEEQTCKKEIKMLISRHCDLIRLADSFEYAFNMAIFAQVSMSVLLLCVEGMQLIISLKLNDNIAAIKHIVLILTMLVQLYLYCYAGDQLEYVTGRIGYSLYDSPWYNFDLKAMKNLPMVMHRGRMPHQTTAGRFLRMNLFSFKEILKATGSYLSVLRVMIDV, translated from the exons ATGTCGAGAATTTTATTCGGTTTGTGCGTGATAATT aagacACACACAAATATCGACTTAACAATGAAGGAAGCAAGAAACTGGAACGATGAATCTCGTTACGctttaaatgtttacaaaaaagttCTTAATATAATTGGAGTTTGGCCTTTGAATGCGGAAGAGTTTACATCTGTTGCACGGTGCTCTTTAGCTATTTTGATCCAG ATCAGTACTATCGTCAGCCTGTCTCTGGAAGCATACTGGCAATGCCTCGGTCCCGAAGATATGATGGAAGCTTTTCTCATGGACCTCTCATCTGTCGTCAGCCTTTCCAAGCTTCTCGTCATTCGTCTTTCCTGGAGGCATACTTACGTCTTGGTGACTTCCATTATTGACGACTGGTCGATATCCCGGGACACACAACGACGGGAAATCATGATGAGGTACACCCACGCCGGCAGGGCTGTATCCTTGACGATGTTGTATTTGGGCTACGCATCGGGCTTCTCGTTTATCTTCATGGCCATTCCGTTTGACAGCTTCATACCCTGGCTAAACGTATCCGAAGTGAATAATAACGATACAATGGTGACACCGTATTTTTTAGCAACTTACTGCGTTTTCGGATCATTACGAACAATCGCTTACACCTGTGTCCTGCTGCTACAAGTGGCGCAGATCTTCGTCAACGCTACTTCGCATTGTGGAAACGATGGTTTCTTTTTTGGTCTCGCGATGCACCTATGCGGGCAGTTCGAAGTACTGCAAATGGACTTCGCCGGCATCAAAGCTGAAGAGCAAACCTGtaagaaagagataaaaatgttaattagcAGACATTGCGATTTGATAAGGCTGGCTGACAGTTTTGAATACGCTTTCAACATGGCTATCTTCGCGCAAGTGTCAATGAGTGTACTGCTGCTTTGTGTGGAAG gtaTGCAATTGATAATATCGTTGAAGTTAAATGATAATATCGCAGCAATAAAACATATTGTCCTGATTCTGACAATGCTGGTGCAACTGTATCTCTATTGCTATGCTGGTGATCAACTAGAATACGTAACTGGAAGGATCGGCTACAGTCTTTACGACAGTCCATGGTACAATTTTGATCTGAAAGCAATGAAAAATTTGCCTATGGTGATGCATCGAGGAAGGATGCCTCATCAAACAACCGCCGGAAGGTTTCTACgaatgaatttattttcattcaaaGAGATCTTGAAAGCTACAGGTTCCTATCTCTCCGTTCTCAGAGTGATGATAGACGTGTAA
- the LOC105206718 gene encoding odorant receptor 22c isoform X1 yields the protein MALLAARLHSEFGAWVTHSEKGNRYVIERNGCREFYSKTHTNIDLTMKEARNWNDESRYALNVYKKVLNIIGVWPLNAEEFTSVARCSLAILIQISTIVSLSLEAYWQCLGPEDMMEAFLMDLSSVVSLSKLLVIRLSWRHTYVLVTSIIDDWSISRDTQRREIMMRYTHAGRAVSLTMLYLGYASGFSFIFMAIPFDSFIPWLNVSEVNNNDTMVTPYFLATYCVFGSLRTIAYTCVLLLQVAQIFVNATSHCGNDGFFFGLAMHLCGQFEVLQMDFAGIKAEEQTCKKEIKMLISRHCDLIRLADSFEYAFNMAIFAQVSMSVLLLCVEGMQLIISLKLNDNIAAIKHIVLILTMLVQLYLYCYAGDQLEYVTGRIGYSLYDSPWYNFDLKAMKNLPMVMHRGRMPHQTTAGRFLRMNLFSFKEILKATGSYLSVLRVMIDV from the exons ATGGCTTTGCTTGCCGCGCGTCTTCACAGTGAGTTTGGTGCTTGGGTAACGCACAGTGAAAAAGGAAATCGATACGTTATCGAAAGAAACGGATGTCGAGAATTTTATTCG aagacACACACAAATATCGACTTAACAATGAAGGAAGCAAGAAACTGGAACGATGAATCTCGTTACGctttaaatgtttacaaaaaagttCTTAATATAATTGGAGTTTGGCCTTTGAATGCGGAAGAGTTTACATCTGTTGCACGGTGCTCTTTAGCTATTTTGATCCAG ATCAGTACTATCGTCAGCCTGTCTCTGGAAGCATACTGGCAATGCCTCGGTCCCGAAGATATGATGGAAGCTTTTCTCATGGACCTCTCATCTGTCGTCAGCCTTTCCAAGCTTCTCGTCATTCGTCTTTCCTGGAGGCATACTTACGTCTTGGTGACTTCCATTATTGACGACTGGTCGATATCCCGGGACACACAACGACGGGAAATCATGATGAGGTACACCCACGCCGGCAGGGCTGTATCCTTGACGATGTTGTATTTGGGCTACGCATCGGGCTTCTCGTTTATCTTCATGGCCATTCCGTTTGACAGCTTCATACCCTGGCTAAACGTATCCGAAGTGAATAATAACGATACAATGGTGACACCGTATTTTTTAGCAACTTACTGCGTTTTCGGATCATTACGAACAATCGCTTACACCTGTGTCCTGCTGCTACAAGTGGCGCAGATCTTCGTCAACGCTACTTCGCATTGTGGAAACGATGGTTTCTTTTTTGGTCTCGCGATGCACCTATGCGGGCAGTTCGAAGTACTGCAAATGGACTTCGCCGGCATCAAAGCTGAAGAGCAAACCTGtaagaaagagataaaaatgttaattagcAGACATTGCGATTTGATAAGGCTGGCTGACAGTTTTGAATACGCTTTCAACATGGCTATCTTCGCGCAAGTGTCAATGAGTGTACTGCTGCTTTGTGTGGAAG gtaTGCAATTGATAATATCGTTGAAGTTAAATGATAATATCGCAGCAATAAAACATATTGTCCTGATTCTGACAATGCTGGTGCAACTGTATCTCTATTGCTATGCTGGTGATCAACTAGAATACGTAACTGGAAGGATCGGCTACAGTCTTTACGACAGTCCATGGTACAATTTTGATCTGAAAGCAATGAAAAATTTGCCTATGGTGATGCATCGAGGAAGGATGCCTCATCAAACAACCGCCGGAAGGTTTCTACgaatgaatttattttcattcaaaGAGATCTTGAAAGCTACAGGTTCCTATCTCTCCGTTCTCAGAGTGATGATAGACGTGTAA
- the LOC105206718 gene encoding odorant receptor 22c isoform X3 yields MKEARNWNDESRYALNVYKKVLNIIGVWPLNAEEFTSVARCSLAILIQISTIVSLSLEAYWQCLGPEDMMEAFLMDLSSVVSLSKLLVIRLSWRHTYVLVTSIIDDWSISRDTQRREIMMRYTHAGRAVSLTMLYLGYASGFSFIFMAIPFDSFIPWLNVSEVNNNDTMVTPYFLATYCVFGSLRTIAYTCVLLLQVAQIFVNATSHCGNDGFFFGLAMHLCGQFEVLQMDFAGIKAEEQTCKKEIKMLISRHCDLIRLADSFEYAFNMAIFAQVSMSVLLLCVEGMQLIISLKLNDNIAAIKHIVLILTMLVQLYLYCYAGDQLEYVTGRIGYSLYDSPWYNFDLKAMKNLPMVMHRGRMPHQTTAGRFLRMNLFSFKEILKATGSYLSVLRVMIDV; encoded by the exons ATGAAGGAAGCAAGAAACTGGAACGATGAATCTCGTTACGctttaaatgtttacaaaaaagttCTTAATATAATTGGAGTTTGGCCTTTGAATGCGGAAGAGTTTACATCTGTTGCACGGTGCTCTTTAGCTATTTTGATCCAG ATCAGTACTATCGTCAGCCTGTCTCTGGAAGCATACTGGCAATGCCTCGGTCCCGAAGATATGATGGAAGCTTTTCTCATGGACCTCTCATCTGTCGTCAGCCTTTCCAAGCTTCTCGTCATTCGTCTTTCCTGGAGGCATACTTACGTCTTGGTGACTTCCATTATTGACGACTGGTCGATATCCCGGGACACACAACGACGGGAAATCATGATGAGGTACACCCACGCCGGCAGGGCTGTATCCTTGACGATGTTGTATTTGGGCTACGCATCGGGCTTCTCGTTTATCTTCATGGCCATTCCGTTTGACAGCTTCATACCCTGGCTAAACGTATCCGAAGTGAATAATAACGATACAATGGTGACACCGTATTTTTTAGCAACTTACTGCGTTTTCGGATCATTACGAACAATCGCTTACACCTGTGTCCTGCTGCTACAAGTGGCGCAGATCTTCGTCAACGCTACTTCGCATTGTGGAAACGATGGTTTCTTTTTTGGTCTCGCGATGCACCTATGCGGGCAGTTCGAAGTACTGCAAATGGACTTCGCCGGCATCAAAGCTGAAGAGCAAACCTGtaagaaagagataaaaatgttaattagcAGACATTGCGATTTGATAAGGCTGGCTGACAGTTTTGAATACGCTTTCAACATGGCTATCTTCGCGCAAGTGTCAATGAGTGTACTGCTGCTTTGTGTGGAAG gtaTGCAATTGATAATATCGTTGAAGTTAAATGATAATATCGCAGCAATAAAACATATTGTCCTGATTCTGACAATGCTGGTGCAACTGTATCTCTATTGCTATGCTGGTGATCAACTAGAATACGTAACTGGAAGGATCGGCTACAGTCTTTACGACAGTCCATGGTACAATTTTGATCTGAAAGCAATGAAAAATTTGCCTATGGTGATGCATCGAGGAAGGATGCCTCATCAAACAACCGCCGGAAGGTTTCTACgaatgaatttattttcattcaaaGAGATCTTGAAAGCTACAGGTTCCTATCTCTCCGTTCTCAGAGTGATGATAGACGTGTAA
- the LOC120359713 gene encoding uncharacterized protein LOC120359713, which translates to MLIASLPVGDVPTIVHSASILLLMLIQLSFYTFAGDYLETRSTALAYTTYNCDWYELPASRAKDFQIIIMRASIPHQLTAGKFVVMNMITFKDILKSTASYLSVLRVMLDG; encoded by the coding sequence ATGTTAATCGCGTCGTTACCTGTTGGCGATGTACCTACGATTGTACATAGCGCTAGTATCTTACTTCTCATGCTGATCCAGTTGTCTTTCTACACATTCGCCGGTGACTATTTGGAGACAAGAAGTACTGCATTAGCTTACACTACTTACAACTGCGATTGGTACGAACTGCCGGCTAGTAGAGCCAAGGACTTTCAGATTATTATAATGCGAGCCAGTATTCCTCATCAGCTAACGGCCGGAAAATTTGTGGTCATGAACATGATCACATTTAAGGATATCTTAAAATCCACGGCTTCGTATCTTTCGGTCTTGCGTGTTATGTTAGATGGctaa
- the LOC120359775 gene encoding uncharacterized protein LOC120359775 yields the protein MVDDWTMQKEKKIRWIMKKYATMSTRVTVLTFIMVAIILGVYIAMAISAVTTKRQHPDNEINVSVSDEAESQSCVFRSESSHQAFMVIQAMQMFTTCIITFGTTSFFFGLAMHLCAQFDALSIKLTEFRVSNAHRVISEAVQRHCQLIRLAECMEESFNANVLMYLFVTSFLMCIDGNMP from the coding sequence ATGGTGGACGATTGGACTatgcagaaagaaaaaaaaattcgctgGATTATGAAGAAATACGCGACAATGTCGACACGCGTGACAGTGCTTACTTTCATTATGGTGGCCATCATATTGGGTGTTTATATCGCTATGGCGATATCAGCAGTTACCACAAAAAGGCAACATCCTGATAACGAGATCAATGTAAGCGTGAGCGATGAAGCAGAAAGTCAGTCCTGTGTGTTTCGGAGCGAGTCGTCGCATCAGGCGTTTATGGTCATTCAGGCAATGCAGATGTTCACCACTTGTATAATAACTTTTGGTACCACTAGTTTCTTCTTCGGACTGGCTATGCACCTCTGCGCCCAATTTGACGCGTTGAGTATCAAACTAACCGAATTCCGAGTCAGTAACGCTCATCGCGTGATATCTGAAGCAGTCCAAAGGCATTGTCAGCTTATCCGGCTAGCCGAGTGTATGGAGGAGTCATTTAATGCGAACGTTTTGATGTACTTGTTCGTTACCAGTTTTCTCATGTGTATAGATGGTAATATgccttga